One Chloroflexota bacterium genomic window, GCGCCCGAATCGTTCGATGTGCTGGTGACCACGAACCTGTTCGGCGACATCCTGAGCGACGAGGCGGCCGGGCTGGTGGGGGGCCTGGGGCTGGCCGCCTCGGCCAACATCGGCGATCGACACGGGCTGTTCGAGCCCGTCCACGGATCGGCCCCGGACATCGCCGGGCGAGGCATCGCCAACCCCATCGCCGCCATCCTGGCCGGCGCGCTGATGCTGGACTTCCTGGGCGAATCGGAGGCAGCCGACCGCGTCCGGTCGGCTGCACTGGACGTCTTGAAACACGGCCCCCGCACGCCCGACCTGGGTGGGGACGCCCGCACCGCCGACGTGACGCAGGCGGTCGTGAGGAGGATGAGTGATAGGTAGCTTTCCGTATTACGCAATACGCAATACGTTTCATGGGTTTCGTATTTCGTATTGCGTATTGCGTAATAACGTAAGGTTAAGGAGGAACTACCATGGCCGAAGTCCGAACCGCCGAATGCCCTGAGTGCGCTGCCGAGATCGAGCTGAGCGATGTGATCGTCGGCGAGATCATCGAATGTCCCGATTGCGGCGTGGAACTGGAGGTGCGAAACCTGGACCCGTTGGAACTTGACCTGGCCCCACAGGAAGAGGAGGACTGGGGAGAGTAAAGGGATGAGGCAATGAGGCACAAAGGTATGAGGGAAGACGCGGGGTTCAGGATGT contains:
- the lysW gene encoding lysine biosynthesis protein LysW, whose amino-acid sequence is MAEVRTAECPECAAEIELSDVIVGEIIECPDCGVELEVRNLDPLELDLAPQEEEDWGE